A stretch of the Malus sylvestris chromosome 10, drMalSylv7.2, whole genome shotgun sequence genome encodes the following:
- the LOC126584940 gene encoding protein RTF1 homolog, with product MAELENLLLEAAGRTSSSGKNRHSHSSSRRRRGGSYSDGGSDSRGDDSDDGRGYASRKPSGPQVPLKKRLDPTEVDDEQGSQEEGGYNDSGSDRGGDSNESDVGSDLYKDEDDRRKLAEMSELQRELILSERAQKKDDKSLKEKFRPKWDKGKAPQSRKETPPLPSSRVRSSARSADRAAAKDDALNELRAKRLKQQDPEAHRKLRDASRGGSSSSRSFSHLNRKSFTAVGRSSSSQSDSDSRSRSEDDGSSGDDAMIDSDDERSEGLTFDDIKEITIRRSKLAKWFMEPFFEELIVGCFVRVGIGRSKSGAIYRLCMVRNVDASDPDRQYKLENKTTHKYLNVVWGNENSAARWQMAMISDSAPLEEEFKQWIREVERSGGRLPSKEDVLEKKEAIKKTNSFVYSAATVKQMIQEKKSASSRPLNIALEKDRLRRELEVAKSKQDDAEVERIETRLQQLEARRQSQGKDSKAIRLAEMNRKNRVENFKNASELKPKNIGLKAGEAGYDPFSRRWTRSRNYYVSKPGEQKEEAEAIAVADGALADIESNGTAVVGAVRAGMAATAAALEAAAGAGKLIDTSAPVDFGTESNLKHNFELPISLAALQKFGGPQGAQKGFLARKQRIEATVGCQVPENDGRRHALTLTVSDYKRRRGLL from the coding sequence ATGGCTGAATTAGAAAATTTGCTCTTGGAGGCTGCGGGAAGAACAAGTTCATCGGGGAAAAACCGACACTCACATTCATCATCTAGGAGGAGACGTGGGGGTTCATATTCTGATGGAGGAAGTGACTCCAGAGGTGATGATTCTGATGATGGTCGTGGCTATGCAAGCAGGAAGCCCTCTGGACCTCAAGTTCCTTTGAAGAAGAGGCTGGACCCAACAGAAGTAGACGATGAACAAGGTAGCCAGGAAGAAGGTGGTTATAATGATAGTGGTTCAGATCGTGGTGGGGACAGCAATGAATCTGATGTTGGCAGTGATCTTTACAAGGATGAAGATGATAGGCGGAAGCTCGCAGAGATGTCTGAACTTCAAAGAGAGCTAATTCTGTCTGAAAGAGCACAGAAGAAAGATGACAAGAGTTTAAAGGAGAAGTTCCGACCAAAGTGGGACAAAGGAAAGGCCCCACAGTCCCGGAAAGAGACTCCACCTCTTCCGTCCTCTCGTGTGCGTTCATCAGCCAGATCTGCTGACAGGGCAGCTGCCAAGGATGATGCATTGAATGAGTTACGAGCAAAACGTTTGAAGCAGCAGGACCCTGAGGCTCACCGCAAGTTGAGAGATGCTTCTAGAGGAGGAAGTTCAAGCAGTCGAAGTTTCTCACACCTGAACAGGAAATCTTTCACTGCAGTGGGTCGGAGTAGCTCTAGTCAGAGTGACAGTGATAGTAGGTCTCGTAGTGAAGATGATGGATCATCAGGGGATGATGCAATgattgacagtgatgatgaaaGGTCAGAGGGACTAACTTTTGATGATATAAAGGAGATTACCATTCGAAGGTCGAAACTTGCAAAGTGGTTTATGGAGCCGTTCTTTGAAGAGTTAATTGTGGGTTGCTTTGTGAGGGTTGGAATTGGGAGGTCAAAATCTGGGGCTATCTATAGGCTCTGCATGGTCCGGAATGTTGATGCATCAGATCCTGATCGACAGTACAAACTGGAGAACAAAACCACACATAAGTATCTGAATGTTGTTTGGGGCAATGAGAACTCTGCTGCCAGGTGGCAGATGGCTATGATTTCCGACTCAGCGCCGCTGGAGGAGGAGTTTAAACAGTGGATTAGAGAGGTGGAGAGAAGTGGTGGCCGATTGCCAAGCAAAGAGGACGTGTTGGAAAAGAAGGAGGCCATAAAAAAAACCAACTCATTTGTCTACTCAGCCGCAACTGTGAAGCAGATGATACAGGAGAAAAAGTCTGCTTCGTCAAGGCCATTAAACATTGCGCTTGAGAAGGACCGGTTGAGGAGGGAGTTGGAAGTTGCAAAAAGCAAGCAAGATGATGCAGAGGTGGAGAGGATCGAGACAAGATTACAGCAATTAGAAGCACGCCGGCAATCACAGGGGAAAGATAGCAAGGCTATTAGGCTTGCTGAGATGAACAGAAAAAACAGGGTTGAGAATTTCAAGAATGCATCAGAATTAAAACCTAAGAATATAGGTTTGAAAGCGGGGGAGGCCGGTTATGATCCTTTTTCAAGGAGATGGACTAGGTCAAGGAATTACTATGTGTCAAAGCCCGGTGAACAAAAAGAGGAGGCAGAGGCAATAGCAGTGGCTGATGGAGCCTTGGCAGATATAGAAAGTAATGGGACAGCTGTGGTGGGAGCAGTACGGGCTGGCATGGCAGCAACTGCAGCAGCTTTGGAAGCTGCAGCTGGTGCGGGGAAGCTGATTGATACGAGTGCCCCTGTTGATTTTGGAACAGAGTCAAATCTAAAGCATAATTTTGAGCTGCCAATCTCATTGGCTGCTCTTCAAAAGTTTGGCGGGCCACAGGGAGCTCAGAAAGGGTTCCTGGCAAGGAAGCAGCGAATAGAAGCAACAGTTGGGTGCCAAGTCCCGGAGAATGACGGGAGGAGGCATGCACTGACACTTACAGTTAGCGACTACAAGAGAAGAAGAGGGCTTCTCTGA